The Gammaproteobacteria bacterium genome has a window encoding:
- a CDS encoding biopolymer transporter ExbD translates to MNLHPRILSEPSINLTSLIDVVFLLLIFFMVSTSFTKESEMKITLPQAEVETPASIDPSIEIVITADGKYFLNDRELINSDPATLREAISREVGEDRNMPITIRADGNATHQSVVAAMDVAGRLGFANLNIVTVTPDKN, encoded by the coding sequence ATGAATCTTCATCCACGCATCCTCAGCGAACCCAGCATCAATCTGACCTCATTGATCGATGTGGTGTTCCTGTTGTTGATATTTTTCATGGTCTCGACCAGTTTTACCAAAGAGTCGGAAATGAAGATCACTTTGCCACAAGCCGAGGTCGAAACCCCGGCGTCCATTGATCCAAGCATTGAAATAGTAATAACGGCCGATGGCAAATATTTCTTGAACGACAGAGAACTCATCAACTCTGATCCGGCTACACTACGTGAAGCCATTTCGCGTGAAGTTGGTGAAGATCGAAATATGCCCATTACCATTCGTGCCGATGGTAACGCCACGCATCAATCGGTGGTGGCGGCCATGGATGTGGCCGGACGCCTGGGTTTTGCCAATTTGAACATTGTTACCGTAACGCCAGATAAGAACTGA
- the msbA gene encoding lipid A export permease/ATP-binding protein MsbA produces the protein MPFIHLDAPGKVTFKRLLGYIFRYKQFFPIIILCLLFLALANGALASIIEPIVDKVFAERDPFWLTWAPWFLFILFVVRGGSTAGTTFFMGKLSRKVIFDLRHDLFAKYTLLPTAYFDNTNDGELTAKMTYHVEQVAQTASRALRTLVEDSLTIVVLLIVMLMKSWQLFLFVFAIIPILMLIIQIVSKLFKRYSERILDSVSDITQISEESIIGHKVVKAYSGQAQAQQDFKQSNLKNYLGNMKVLLTRSSSNLLVQLVAGVAVGLIIYFASRHTDLQTGEFMAFLTALLMINTPIKKLLNVNEVIQMGLASAASVFEVLDEAGEIDEGTRELQTDNLQLSFHDVSFSYVGKAEPVLMHLNFTLEKGKMLALVGSSGSGKSTIASLIPRFYDVSSGFVLLNGHDIREYALHDLRRSIAYVGQDVFLFNDTIANNIAYACSHEYSEKDIIAAAQAAHVMEFVNELPEGLDTMVGDRGVLLSGGQRQRIAIARAIMKNAPILILDEATSALDTESERLVQDALQQLMQGRTTLVIAHRLSTVEMANEILVMENGQVIEQGDHKSLLARNGQYAKLQQLQTGSL, from the coding sequence ATGCCTTTTATACATCTTGATGCACCCGGAAAAGTGACCTTCAAGCGTTTGCTTGGGTATATATTCCGTTATAAGCAATTTTTCCCGATCATAATATTGTGTCTGTTGTTTCTGGCTCTGGCGAATGGCGCCCTGGCCAGTATTATTGAGCCCATAGTAGATAAGGTCTTCGCCGAACGTGATCCTTTCTGGTTGACTTGGGCACCGTGGTTTTTGTTTATATTGTTTGTGGTTCGCGGTGGCTCCACGGCCGGCACCACGTTTTTTATGGGTAAGCTGTCACGTAAAGTGATCTTTGACCTCAGGCACGATCTGTTTGCCAAGTACACCTTGTTACCGACCGCCTATTTTGACAATACCAACGATGGCGAGCTCACGGCAAAAATGACTTACCACGTTGAGCAAGTGGCACAAACTGCGAGCAGGGCATTACGCACTTTGGTCGAAGACAGTTTAACCATTGTGGTCTTGCTGATTGTCATGCTCATGAAAAGCTGGCAATTGTTCTTGTTTGTGTTTGCGATTATTCCGATCTTGATGTTGATCATCCAGATCGTGAGTAAATTATTCAAACGCTACAGCGAACGCATTCTGGATTCGGTATCGGATATTACACAAATCTCGGAAGAGTCCATAATCGGCCACAAGGTGGTCAAAGCCTACAGTGGTCAAGCACAAGCCCAACAGGATTTTAAGCAGAGTAATCTGAAAAATTATTTGGGCAATATGAAAGTGCTTTTGACCCGTTCGAGTAGCAATCTGCTGGTGCAACTGGTGGCCGGTGTTGCGGTCGGCTTGATCATATATTTTGCGTCGCGTCACACCGATCTGCAAACCGGCGAGTTTATGGCGTTTTTAACCGCCTTGCTCATGATCAATACCCCGATCAAAAAACTCCTAAACGTTAATGAAGTAATACAAATGGGTCTGGCATCAGCCGCCAGTGTGTTTGAAGTGTTGGATGAAGCCGGGGAGATTGACGAGGGTACTCGCGAGTTGCAGACGGATAATTTGCAACTCAGTTTTCATGACGTGAGTTTCAGTTACGTAGGAAAAGCGGAACCGGTTCTCATGCATCTCAACTTCACGCTGGAAAAAGGAAAAATGTTGGCCTTGGTTGGAAGCTCTGGCAGTGGCAAATCCACGATCGCCAGTTTGATCCCACGCTTTTATGACGTCAGTTCCGGCTTCGTTTTGCTTAACGGGCATGACATTCGTGAATACGCTTTACACGATCTGCGAAGATCGATCGCGTATGTTGGCCAGGATGTGTTCTTGTTCAACGATACCATTGCCAACAACATCGCTTACGCCTGTTCGCATGAATACAGCGAAAAAGACATTATTGCCGCAGCCCAGGCCGCACATGTTATGGAGTTTGTGAACGAATTGCCCGAGGGTCTGGATACCATGGTGGGCGATCGTGGCGTCTTGTTATCGGGTGGTCAGCGACAACGCATCGCCATTGCCCGTGCCATCATGAAAAATGCACCTATACTCATTCTGGATGAAGCCACTTCGGCACTGGACACCGAGTCGGAGCGTTTGGTGCAAGACGCTTTGCAACAACTGATGCAAGGCCGCACAACATTAGTCATCGCGCATCGTCTGTCTACAGTAGAGATGGCCAATGAGATTCTGGTGATGGAGAACGGGCAGGTCATAGAACAAGGTGACCATAAATCCTTATTGGCCAGAAACGGGCAATACGCCAAATTACAACAACTGCAAACCGGTTCGCTGTAA